Sequence from the Carassius auratus strain Wakin chromosome 32, ASM336829v1, whole genome shotgun sequence genome:
CGCATTGATTATCTACGCATACTCCTCccgaaatttgttaataaaacatcacgtTGTAGGCTATTCTCACAGGAAACTGTCATTCTCTGTCAtcctttttaaaatgtgttgcacacatatttgggttgaactgttctggaacaagtgttgtaaatacaacttatccaCTGATTTGTAGTTgtttcctcttttggaagaccaaacaaagtagtttcactttcaaaatgaaacacacagcatctctacAACAAGGCGGCAgcggcaacagagagaataaaagttctgccttctttctttgtgtgaacatttgggtggtgttatgcaaacatgcccacatcgtgatgtagaggtgtgggggcgtgtttaaacaggTGTTTTTGGAGGGCATGGTTGACTGACTCAtcaacttttataaaaaatatctctttgggtttaagACTTTTGTCTTTGCAACGTtatagatcttctttatgcaccaagagcttgtaacactccaaagagaaagaaaaacttgaaattgcattatatgaaaatttaatatttttgtgaaaactgtgacattttatttttctaaattctttgatggataaaaagttcaaaagacattataaacatctttaatCTCACTTTTTAATGTGCCCTTGCTCAacattgttgaataaaaaaatcttaatgtgtATTTCTTGGAATATCATTTCAATGTAACttatcagttttataattttcCATTCCCCTGAAGTGTTGAACTTACTGGTGGTTACTTGAACTCTGATAGATTCACTCTGGAAACCCATCGGGCCTACAGTAGCCACAGAAACATTATAGGATGTTCCAGGTTGCAAGCCGTCCAAAAGGAAAGTGTTATTAGCAGTCAGATATTGACTGGTTTTAAAGCTCAACCAACAGGTCAGGGTGTAGTTGAAGCTGCCATCTGACATGTTCTCAGCTTCATCCCACCGAAACCACACTGAATGGTTGCTCGTCAACAAAATCGTAATCTTTCCCGGTCTGTTTGGATCTGCAACACAGACAATTAGAATCTAGAAACATTATGTATGTATGCTTACTAAGTCTGCCACATGATTTTCTAACTATGATTTAGAGTTGAGTACTCACAAGTTGCCATGTTTACTGAATGAGATGTTTCCCAGAAGGCTGCTTTGACAGTCGTGAGTGTGACTGTGAAGATAGTTGCTGCTTTTAGTTGACTGAAGGTGTAATTGCGTTCAGTGCTATTGAGAACTTTAGAGCTGCTCCATCCTTCTTCACTGCTGATGTTCAGAATGTACCTGTCTAGTCCACCAACAGGATGATCCCACGTCACCAAGAGTGATTGGTTAGAGCCTTGATTATCTAGTTGAGGAACCACTGTAGAGGGCTCTTTggagaaaagagagacagagagagagaaaagcagtgTCCTTTAAAGAGCAATAGTTAGTTTGGATCAAAAAGGGGATTTGTGTTTGCATTTCCTTGTTGAGTGTTCAAGTTCAAACTACGTTTCTCTTACAGGTCTTGGCAATAATTTATATAAAGGCATAAAGAGcaggataaaaatatatatattaacaggtACATTTTTGGTTACTTTATATTTAgtacaattacaataattccaccAAATTAGACAAGAGAACAATAAACACAATATTCAAGTCACATATTGTAAGACACATTAGAAATACTCAGACACATTCATAATACTCCAGTATTGTCTTCCCAAAGTCAGTGGAGCGAACAGTATATTAGAAAGGGGTGGGCATGTGTCGGAGTACATACTTGTGAAGACAGAGATGTTCACTGGTTCTCCCAGAATGCCGTAGGCCAAACTATATAGACTGAACTGACACAGAGTGCCAGGCAGCAAGTCTGACACTATGATGTTTTCAGAGAAGGTCGACAAGTTCCTACTATTTTCTGTGCAGTTGGACACTAATACTTGGTAGGAAAAGCCATTGGGATACTCCTGAGGACGGGACCAGCTTAACTTCACAGCAGAAACATTCACAACATTGTATGTTACAGAGGAAACTGGAAACGGCTCTGTGAAACAAAAATACAAGTGACTGTAGAGCAGATGTGATAGCATGATTCATGTAGCAAATATATAAAGTACTGTGTTGTCATATGCAGTGTGGTTACTAACTAGTGCGGGCAGTTATGAACTGGAGATAAGACTTGGTGCCGCCAGCTGTCTGTGTGATAATGCTGATATTGTATTGACTAGCCGACTGCAGTGACAGTAGCTGTGCTCTGGTGTTATTTACAGTCTTCTGGTCAGCTGTGCCATTAGGGTGTGTGAAGGAGAGCAGGTAGGAGTAACCAGATTGCTGAACATCAAGCTGCCGCCAGCTCAAAGATATACTGGTCTCAGTATATTCATTCAATCTCACATCAGTTACGGCAGTAGGATCTGAAAACCAATCACAAAATTTCTCTAAATAACTGCATAGACTGCCAATGCAGCATACATTATTAAGTTCCAACATACAAGTTCCTTAAAgatacagttcacccaaaaatgaaaattatgttatcaTTTATTTACCCCTCAAGACTTTTATTCTTCTTTGgaactcaaaaaataaaaaaataaaaacagatttaaattaGCTTCATATACGGTAATTTTTGTCCTGTGCTATAAAAGttgtcaagcttcaaaaagttaataaaaaccatcataaaagtaatccatatgaatcaagcggtgtaatccaagtcttctgaaagGGAATGATTGatttaacagatttaatttaagCTTTTCTTCACATATAAACTTTGATCAATACATACATAGAGTGCATCAAATTTGGTAAATGGAATCTCAACCATATTTGCTTGTCGTGTGAAAACCTCATTGCCTGCATGAAGCAAGCACAACCCTAAGTTAAATCTGTTCATAATATATATCCGGACATAATGAGAGAATATTCAAAATAGCTTTATTTgagtttcaaagatgaacaaagatctTTGGAATGGCAGGTGAGTAAAAAATGtctgaattataatttttgggtgaactatcgtcTTTTATAAAGAACTATTGATTTTAATTCAAtaacaaaaatccatattcatcTGCAAACAGACATAACTTTCTATTTCAACAATGCAACATTACAAACATTTGGATTTGCAACCACCATATGAAATCAGATACCTGTCTACAGCAAGCCacttggaaagaaaaaaaactacaaatgtgCATTGCTTACTTGTATATGCAGTGAGATACTGAGGAGAGCTGAAATATCCCATTGCACCTACAGTCCTCACAGTGATGTTGTACTGGACACCTGCATCGAGCCCCGTCAGAGAGCTGTAGTTCTGACTGCAGTTCAGCGTGCTGTTGCTGTATGACAACTGGAAATAGTGTGATATGGAGCTCATGTTAAGTGGTCGAGCCCAGCTGATGTTCAGTGAATTTGTGCTTTGCATGGTCACAAACTCTCCAGGAGGAGTAGGCACTGGAATGACAACAATATAAATCAAAGCTGTGACACACAAAGGCATGGAGCATCACCTACAGACCATCATGTGACATTCTCATACACTCTTATGTTATAAAATTCTGAAATCTATTTTCATAAACGTTATAAACGCCTTATAAACATTTGCAGCTGTAACACAAACAGCTAATGTTGACTTCCTAATACCCAAAACTCCAAAAAGCCATTACTAACAGATATTGTGCAAAGGAATTAGGAAACTTACACAATTTCTGAAAACTGCACCAACTGTAAAGCCCTTTCTTTAAAAAGACACACTTTTAGTGTAATATGCTTGTTTAGAACAGATTAGTCAGCTCTTTGTTTCTGAAAGAGAATGTCTTACTTCCTTTTCTCACTCTTAACAGTCCATGCAAATAAATTCTGTGTGTGGTGATAGAACTGTGCAGATGGGGGGTTATTTCTGTCTAGTTCTCATACACAAATAattcaagtgtgtgtttgttttagggTTTGTGAGGGGTCTTACAGGTGGCATTGGATACACTATCGCTGTCCTGCTTCATTGGTCCACTGATACTTGTCACAATGACATTGTACTGAGTTCCAGGTAGCAGGTCTGAGAACACAACGGTTGTCTCATTCGTTCGGTTTTCCATTTTTAAAACCGTTCCGTTCAACAGGATTTTGACGTTGTAGAGACTCACAATGCCATCAGGCGGTCTCCACTCCACTCTCATACTCTGAGTAGTGCTAACTGCAGAAATATTGGATGCTTTACCAAGCCCTGATAACACCaaataagaagaaagaaaaagagggaTACTATTAAACATCACAGACCGACAGACAAAACTGTAAGCAACACAGACAAAAGGTTATGATACAAAGCCATTGGGGTACAGTATAAAATGAAAAAGTGTTTGAGTAATATGAGAATTGTAATACCTGTAAATGCAGAGATGGCTACAGATTCAGAGCTCATGCCATTTGCTACAGTTTGCACAGTAAAGGTGTAGTTGTTCCCAGGGATCAGATTAATAACATTTGTGGTTTCATTGATGCTCGGTATCAATTGTTCTCCATTTACACTCACATTATACTGATATGAAGATTTGTAGTCACTCTGACGAGACCAGGCAAGGCTCATCTGAGTGGTGCCAACAGGAGAGGCTGTTAAATTAGTCACTGGCAGTGGCTCTGAAAGAGAATGCACACAATTATATTCTGCATTGAcatattaatgtgtgtgtattagaGCAAGCAAAGACTAAAGACCTTAGTCAAGGCAGTGGcctatttaaatttaattaaaaaaaaaatgggatacAGTACAAATCTCTAATATCAACAAATAACCAATGGTGTACCAATATATTGTACATACGTAGCATTAGGCATAACTTATAAAGAATTTACAGTACCATTTATTGTATAGCCTATATTCAAATTTGTTTAGCTTATACAACACTTGCACACATACAGAGGTATCACAGCAGagtaacattaaaacataaatgaatGTGCCcaattatttacacaaaacttaaaaaaatagtattaaaactATTTACTGTATGACAGTACATCTACAGTTTAGAGAGATTTAGACTCACTGGTATTACACTGTGTGAGCTGTGAGGGTCCAAATATGTAGGCAGTTATTATGAGTGCTCTGACGCTGCAATTATACTGAGTCCCAGGCTGCAACTGAGTAATCTGATAATTATTGGATGTGGTATTGAGAGTCTGATCAGGTGGAGAGATGTTGATAGTGTAGGAGAACAGGCTGAGGGTCCCTATAGGGGGTAGCCAGTTCAGATTGACTGAATTGGTGCCGACAGCCGAAACCGACAGATTTTGCACTGCATTAGGAGCTGTGGAAACACAAACATGCTTATGCAACCATACaccctgtaaaaacaacaactgtagACTTAATTTGCAGTTTATACCATCAACAGCTTAGGTTAAATGCATGCTGTGCTGTGTGCTTTACAGTACCTGTATATGCAGTGAGATTCACAGAGGAGCTCCTGAGTTCTTTTACTCCAATGCTGACCACAGTGATGTCGTACTGACTGCCGGGTAATAAATTTGTAAGCGTTGCGTTTAAAGAATTGGTATGATTCAAAGTTAGGTTGACTCCTGACTGGTTAGATCTATATGACACTTCATAGCACACTGCATCCATTGATAAGGGTTTCAACCACAGCAAAGAAATAGATACATTTGTCTGACCACTCACTCGGACCGCTTCAGGTGGGTTAGGCCCTAAGGGGAAATATCACAGATGCAGATGTAATAAATGGATTGAGGTCGTGTTTGATGTTATGGTGACAAGATGGAAAGTGTGACATCTGACTTACTAGTGGCAACCAGCACTATGTTAGAGGTGTTCTTCAGGACTCCACTGATGGTGGTCACAGTGAGGTTATAAACACGGCCTGCCATGAGGTTACTGATGACTGAAGTGTTGGTGAAGGTGGTAAAGTTGAGGGTTGTGTTCAGCTCGGCACCAGACACGTTCACAATATATGAGTCCACATGACCAAGAGGGACTGGCCAACCCACAGTCAAACTACTGTTACTGGAATTCAGCAGAGTGATATTCTCTACTTGTGCTGGACCTACACACAGGTAATCAGACCTTCATTAATATACATACACGACTGttcaaaatgtgtttaaagaacgtttgcatgaactgatcaacagtaaagacatttatattgttacaaaatatatatttttttatttcaaagacTTCCTCTTCTGCATCACGGATTCACAAAAAAAAGCAGCACacatattttcaacactgataataagaaatgttttttagctgcaaatcagcatattaaaatgatttctgaactatcatctgacactgaagactggagtaatggctgctgaaaatccagctttgcatcacagaaataaatacatttaaaaaatattttaaatgttaataaaattgaaaatattacagttttattgttttttgtgattaaataaatgcagccttgggtgAACATTAGAGaatcttacatttaaaaagtcttaatgaccccaaacttttgaacagtaatgcaaaagtaatgtaaacTCCACAATACAATAAAGACACCTTAAACCTCCCTATTCTCTTCTGCCTACAGTACTTGTGTTTTGGGATATTTCATCAGCACGCCCTTCAGTGAGGTTATCAGAGGCCACTGAGGTGACTCTGAAGGTGTATTTAAAGCCTGGTGCAAGTTGTGAGATTTGTATGGAGGTTTGGTTAGTTGTGAGAAGCAGGTCTACACCCCCAAGCTACTCTATAATAGAGGCTGATGCCATTTGGAAGTATCCAGCTTAGGTTCACTGAGCTCACAGTGATGGAGTGCACAGACAGGTTACTAACAGGCTCAGGGCCTGTCAGCGAAAGAGAAAGGATATggatatgtgtgagtgtgagaaagtGGACATGGACACCCATTTGCTCCATTATTTACTTCCGTGATAATACCGAGATGTTTAACATAACATTTATGCTGCATTTTGCCATACAAAAAAGTGGATAGCTACCAAAAACTGTCAAGctaaaaaaggaaatgttttcaAATTGAATTTGTACGTGCATATCTTCCAATATGTTTGTAGCAGTCAGTTGTGTCACATGCAAGATGCACAAGTGATATGTGACAGTTTCAACAGAGGGGAAAATGTCAACATTTCTAAAGTTTGGTTGATTTATCACACAAAGATATCATAATGTatgatttggtaacactttcaatgaagcctgtatttataatacattataagggtattcttaagacattataatgaatgcataatgcattacaaaaaaaatgtataatatgttgtatcatcaaactttcctgaagatggtactcctctggtactgcttggtgacttcaacatccacctagatcagtggttttcaacctgtggtccgcggcccactaggtattgcaggtgggccgccaattattttctgttcatttccagtccattctagggctgtgcgattaaaagaaaacgtcctaaaatcacgatttgagcgtgcgtgatttctaaatcgctttataccacaattttccgcggccctgacctcccatccgatcccatcagaatgcattgcgcctagcgcgagaacagagactgggcatatgcctaactccaggttcacactgtctgtgatgcgccttttttctgagccaatgttgacggatcagagcgttctcactgcggtaaaaggctagaaataaaaacgtgcgataattaatgtctaacacatgagcatagagtgaatttgttagtgaacaggatgcagtttaagtgagaggagacacgttttaagtgtgcacactctctcctcgcaaagcagtgtgtatctgagcaagcagtactggttttgtgacagagcaaaggaaatctgctgcgaacagatagattcgcactcgtgcattattttaatgtgctttcgcgttatatttatgcgctctcactgctgaccgcatacactgcaaacacctgaggcaccgctacaattaatgagctctatgaacaatgcatggcaaaaaggaaaaaaaagtccctgtatacaggatttttttttttttttttgccacaaaaatttttttacatcttcactatagtgataattttgacttatgtctgttctagagatgactttttgataaagctctgattggttttcttttggaaatatgtttcaaattaatcctgaatgcatttatgactgtaaaagcatatcgatgtgtgtcacaattgcaaaattgataaaaaaaaatcgcaatagtttttttttttggtccatatcgcacagccctagtttattcaataaatacagtttaaaatctagcttctgagtactaagttattaacccaacaatagcggggtcagttaatttttttgaagtgggccgcgcaaacatatgtgtttggttgtgtgggccgcgagttgaaaaaggttgggaaccactgacctagataaaccccaggatgctgacttcaaaactctgctcacctcatttgatctcaagctagtatctactacagcgactcacaaatcaggcaaccaactggacctcatctacacgtgctgttgctctgtggaccactcttcagttgctccactgcacacctcagaccacttcctcattactgctaacctagcacttactcctgaagtgcctCACACTCCaatgcaggtcacctttcgacggaacctacctacgctcactctctccatctcgcctatcttctgtggtttcatcctcacttcctgcactctctcagttttctgctctggacacgaacagcgctacggacactctttgctccactttaacatcttgcttggacaacttttgcccactgttgtctagaccagcacgcaccaccccatctgccccctggctgtccgaggttctccgtgaacattgCTCTAAActaagggctgcagagaggaaatggcagaaatcaagaaactctaccgacctcagtgtgtatcagtctctcctctcttccttctctgcaaatgtcttcatggttaaaacatcctactaccacaacaaaattaacagctgttgtgatgctcggacactcttcaagactttctcttctcttcttaatccgccgccacCACCTTCTCCATCGACtctgttcaaccagctttctatgttccttgtacagaacaacctcctggacagcaaccaatctggcctcaaaagtggccactcaactgagactgctctgctctcggttactgaagccctgcgactagcaagagcagcttcaaaatcctcggtactcatcttattggacctgtctgctgcttttgacccTGTTAatcttcatcacaacttctctatacagctgggctcatcaaccattactccttcgaggacagccagaaacctaggagttgtgatggatcatcagttaagcttcacagaccacattgccacaacgacccggtcctgcaggtttgccttatacaacattagagagattagacccttcctgtcagagcaagcaacccaacttcttgtccaagctcttgttgtctccagactggactattgtaatgctctcctggcgggccttcctgcatgtactgtcaagtctctgcaattgatccagaatgcagcagcgagggttgtcttcaatgagccaaaaaagctcacgttactcctctcctcatcaggttacactggctaccaatagccgctcgcatcaaattcaaggtactgatgcttgcctacaagacaaccactggcacggcaccaacttacctaaactcactggttaaatcttatttgccctccagaagtttgcgcaaatgaaacaacgccttgtggtgccatcccaaagaagttcaaaatcactttcacagaccttttcctggactgtgcccagctggtggaatgacctcccaatctcaattcgtacagctgagtctttattcattttcaagaaacatctaaagactcatctttttcgcctgcacttaaccaactaacactagcacttttccttttcttgtcttttcatttattataaaaaataaaataaaaaaaaaactggctatacgttctatactagactgagatttgtcatggcacttgtatactgttgttctcttgttgatctgactgcttctattgttctcatttgtcgctttggataaaagcatctgctaaatgattaaatgtaaatgtatctcatgaatattcataagaacagttttaataaattataatatttacttacttGTGGTTATAGCTGATATAGCTATAGCTGATAATGAAAACGTggcatccacttttacaatggattatatttctcatagttataatgtattataaagtcTCATATCTTCCCATTTTTCTGATGtctactttacttaaagcagtcaaataccacttataagtagtaataaaaaataataaaatgtaaaaaaaaaaaacctctcaaacagccataagatcagatatcagataaGATGAGTGTGTAATATGACACACttgctttaaactatttttattgtaaacttagtttgattattttgatggtaccctttagacagctgttgaaaAGTAACTCAGCAACTACATGTCGACTAGCGGTCATTAGagtctgctactgtaaatgtatgctaacactttattttgatggtcaaccaacagataaactgactaaACTTTAGCTTattctaccatactagattctaccattcttgagcatacta
This genomic interval carries:
- the ptprja gene encoding receptor-type tyrosine-protein phosphatase eta isoform X2 — its product is MGQHYLLQASVFRATVLLFAVLVSIPQGHSDCTMCQYKINPTTSDITIFVGNSSSCSVQNTSITSTPNSITVTGLQPGNTYFFKINCSDVCCTNFSTSPAQVENITLLNSSNSSLTVGWPVPLGHVDSYIVNVSGAELNTTLNFTTFTNTSVISNLMAGRVYNLTVTTISGVLKNTSNIVLVATRPNPPEAVRVSGQTNVSISLLWLKPLSMDAVCYEVSYRSNQSGVNLTLNHTNSLNATLTNLLPGSQYDITVVSIGVKELRSSSVNLTAYTAPNAVQNLSVSAVGTNSVNLNWLPPIGTLSLFSYTINISPPDQTLNTTSNNYQITQLQPGTQYNCSVRALIITAYIFGPSQLTQCNTKPLPVTNLTASPVGTTQMSLAWSRQSDYKSSYQYNVSVNGEQLIPSINETTNVINLIPGNNYTFTVQTVANGMSSESVAISAFTGLGKASNISAVSTTQSMRVEWRPPDGIVSLYNVKILLNGTVLKMENRTNETTVVFSDLLPGTQYNVIVTSISGPMKQDSDSVSNATLPTPPGEFVTMQSTNSLNISWARPLNMSSISHYFQLSYSNSTLNCSQNYSSLTGLDAGVQYNITVRTVGAMGYFSSPQYLTAYTNPTAVTDVRLNEYTETSISLSWRQLDVQQSGYSYLLSFTHPNGTADQKTVNNTRAQLLSLQSASQYNISIITQTAGGTKSYLQFITARTKPFPVSSVTYNVVNVSAVKLSWSRPQEYPNGFSYQVLVSNCTENSRNLSTFSENIIVSDLLPGTLCQFSLYSLAYGILGEPVNISVFTKPSTVVPQLDNQGSNQSLLVTWDHPVGGLDRYILNISSEEGWSSSKVLNSTERNYTFSQLKAATIFTVTLTTVKAAFWETSHSVNMATYPNRPGKITILLTSNHSVWFRWDEAENMSDGSFNYTLTCWLSFKTSQYLTANNTFLLDGLQPGTSYNVSVATVGPMGFQSESIRVQVTTKPDPVQNLQLGSTSTKNIFVIWAKVEGVPKYVIRVYSEKVENNLTSTNNSMTIYNLMPSTPYNISVQSSTSDNTEGEAVWLQACTDAAPVKNVTCTGPNLTLPMLTLSWSPPLGGNLGFEVKLNSNSEKTFSLNHTFTGLKFNTLYNVMLWTLGCGKKSEMESIACMTGITRPVVPQITSVIVSELQYNKFTLILQSDVFNDSNGPVLYYGVLVYSGTIDCSENSKKFDRCLLNTYSAWKLNLCSTFLAVVKKAGSTSVQIGDGTEWNGYKNGELNAKASYNFAVIAFTRLEINNSLVDVSNSYYSISEVYQSPITLPENPVVIGGAAAGVSVAALVVIIIGVVVCRQKQSKDESTSVPIHSIRNKVSAPIKVEDYEAYYKKQRADSFCGFAEEFEDLRPVGINQPKTVAQAPENKAKNRYNNVLPYDSSRVKLSVLGSPFDDYINANYMPGYTSKKEFIAAQGPLPCTVDDFWRLIWEKNVHTIVMLTKCNEQGRVKCEEYWPAETKHFSNLTVMNTSEITLEDWTLRDFEVKNVKTAESRSVRHFHFTAWPDHGVPETTELLINFRHLVREHMDQFSRHSPTLVHCSAGVGRTGTFIAIDRLIFQIEREGVVDVYGIIHDLRMHRPLMVQTEDQYVFLNQCAMDIIKSRTGNNVDLIYQNTAALTIYENFEPLKKAKNGYHNA